Proteins found in one Microcella daejeonensis genomic segment:
- a CDS encoding GntR family transcriptional regulator: MDAPDHGALDPNSREPLHAQVAAVLRELINDRDILPGEALPTEAELQQRFSISRSVARQAMTTLVSEGLVLRGRGRGSVVAPERQHHRIVDSAAGLYSQIGSTGARLRTEILHLGEERAPRAVPALGGGDAVRLERLRSIDGTPSAVIRTWLPLRFGNGLTVDDLTDASLHALLAERHGIIVDGGSRQVRAVAADAQLAGLLGVRPGAPLLLLEGLTRTADGDVLEHFATWHRGDLIAFDVEVAANTRLDAPEARQLAEAMRKAAAGLLDAADRWDRGDR; the protein is encoded by the coding sequence ATGGATGCTCCCGACCACGGGGCGCTCGACCCGAACTCCCGCGAGCCCCTCCACGCGCAGGTCGCCGCGGTGCTGCGCGAGCTGATCAACGATCGCGACATCCTGCCGGGCGAGGCCCTCCCGACGGAGGCGGAACTGCAGCAGCGGTTCTCCATCTCCCGCTCGGTCGCGCGGCAGGCGATGACCACGCTGGTGAGCGAGGGGCTGGTGCTGCGCGGTCGCGGTCGCGGATCGGTCGTCGCTCCGGAGAGGCAGCACCACCGCATCGTCGACAGCGCCGCAGGTCTCTACAGTCAGATCGGGTCGACGGGCGCTCGACTGCGAACGGAGATCCTGCACCTCGGGGAGGAGCGAGCGCCCCGAGCGGTTCCCGCTCTCGGCGGGGGCGACGCGGTGAGGCTCGAGCGACTGCGGTCGATTGATGGAACGCCGAGCGCGGTCATCCGCACCTGGCTGCCCCTGCGCTTCGGCAACGGACTGACGGTCGACGACCTCACAGACGCATCCCTGCACGCCCTGCTCGCTGAACGGCACGGCATCATCGTCGACGGTGGCAGCAGGCAGGTGCGCGCCGTCGCGGCGGATGCCCAGCTCGCAGGCCTGCTCGGCGTGCGCCCCGGTGCGCCTCTTCTCCTGCTCGAGGGACTCACCCGGACTGCGGACGGCGACGTTCTCGAACACTTCGCGACCTGGCATCGCGGCGATCTCATCGCCTTCGATGTGGAGGTCGCCGCGAACACCCGCCTGGACGCGCCGGAGGCGCGGCAGCTCGCCGAGGCGATGCGCAAGGCTGCAGCGGGGCTCCTTGACGCCGCCGATCGGTGGGATCGCGGCGATCGCTGA
- a CDS encoding 2-keto-3-deoxygluconate permease — protein sequence MAAGSRLSVPLYDGMNRIPGGLMLIPLILGSIVGTFFADALAIGSFTTALFQNSALPLIALLIFATGTQVTARTTGPVLAHAGVVLLTKSLIPAALVIGIGLLVGLDGILGVSILALLVAVDNSNGGLWLAFTGRYGDYRDRGAYIASAVNDGPFLSLLFLGASGLADIPLLALVGAVVPFVLGMIVGNLDPKWKNVLLPVPAIVIPFFAFALGTGINLGNVVAGGAQGLIVGLIVAPFTGFLVYLGYRFLLRRGRKSGLGFAAGTTAGNAIATPAIVGAIDERFAPYVEVATAQVAASVLVTAILAPLIASLVLKRNGALTSPEEEQSAEADDHSIVRGGAERRADGAAAHDEPKL from the coding sequence ATGGCTGCAGGATCGCGACTCTCGGTTCCCCTCTACGACGGCATGAACAGGATCCCGGGTGGGCTCATGCTCATCCCGCTCATCCTCGGTTCGATCGTCGGCACCTTCTTCGCCGATGCGCTGGCCATCGGCAGCTTCACGACGGCGCTGTTCCAGAACAGTGCGCTGCCTCTGATCGCCCTGCTGATCTTCGCCACGGGAACGCAGGTCACTGCGCGCACGACCGGTCCGGTACTCGCCCACGCGGGCGTCGTGCTGCTGACCAAGTCGCTCATCCCGGCTGCCCTCGTGATCGGGATCGGGCTCCTCGTCGGTCTCGACGGGATCCTGGGCGTGTCGATCCTCGCGTTGCTCGTCGCGGTCGACAACAGCAACGGCGGGCTCTGGCTGGCCTTCACGGGACGCTACGGCGACTACCGCGATCGAGGTGCGTACATCGCTTCCGCGGTGAACGACGGACCCTTCCTGAGCCTGCTGTTCCTCGGCGCCTCCGGCCTCGCCGACATCCCCCTGCTCGCCCTCGTCGGCGCGGTCGTGCCCTTCGTCCTCGGCATGATCGTCGGTAACCTCGACCCGAAGTGGAAGAACGTGCTCCTCCCGGTGCCGGCCATCGTCATCCCCTTCTTCGCCTTCGCCCTCGGCACCGGAATCAACCTCGGCAACGTCGTCGCCGGTGGCGCGCAGGGGCTGATCGTGGGTCTGATCGTCGCTCCATTTACCGGATTCCTCGTGTACCTCGGTTACCGGTTCCTGCTGCGCCGGGGCCGCAAGAGCGGTCTGGGATTCGCCGCGGGGACGACGGCGGGCAACGCGATCGCCACTCCGGCGATCGTCGGGGCCATCGACGAGCGCTTTGCTCCGTACGTCGAGGTCGCGACCGCGCAGGTGGCCGCCTCAGTGCTCGTCACCGCGATCCTCGCGCCGCTCATCGCCTCCCTCGTGCTCAAGCGCAATGGGGCGCTCACATCGCCCGAAGAGGAGCAGTCGGCCGAGGCGGACGACCACTCCATCGTGCGAGGCGGCGCGGAACGGCGCGCCGACGGAGCGGCAGCGCATGACGAACCGAAGCTCTGA
- a CDS encoding Pr6Pr family membrane protein translates to MPTTTAHASSPVMSRAGVRSLRRGLGALSALAGLAVLAAVITQVSDQIAAGRFEADEYFHFFTIQTALINVVVLLAGGVEAFRRPVDTLLYTAVRASAVAYAVVTGLVYNVLLRGIPNDDGYVGPVWPNELLHVWIPVYIALEFLVNPTRARLGWGALGLAVSFPLAWVGVTMVRGAIDGWYPYPFLEPDGPNGVGGVVGYVIGIAVLIIGLAALTVLVTRGQHRRGASRGAE, encoded by the coding sequence GTGCCGACGACGACCGCCCACGCCTCCTCGCCCGTCATGAGCCGTGCAGGGGTGCGGAGTCTTCGACGCGGGCTCGGGGCGCTCAGCGCCCTCGCCGGGCTCGCCGTGCTCGCCGCGGTCATCACGCAGGTGAGCGACCAGATCGCCGCCGGTCGCTTCGAGGCCGACGAGTACTTCCACTTCTTCACCATCCAGACCGCGCTCATCAACGTCGTGGTGCTGCTCGCGGGGGGCGTCGAGGCGTTCCGGCGCCCGGTGGACACGCTGCTGTACACGGCGGTGCGCGCGAGCGCGGTGGCCTACGCGGTCGTGACGGGCCTCGTGTACAACGTGCTGCTGCGGGGCATCCCGAACGACGACGGCTACGTCGGCCCGGTCTGGCCGAACGAGCTGCTCCACGTCTGGATCCCCGTCTACATCGCCCTCGAGTTCCTCGTGAATCCGACCCGCGCTCGTCTGGGATGGGGCGCGCTCGGCCTCGCGGTGAGCTTCCCGCTCGCCTGGGTCGGGGTCACGATGGTGCGCGGAGCGATCGACGGCTGGTACCCGTACCCGTTCCTCGAGCCGGATGGGCCGAACGGCGTCGGCGGGGTCGTCGGCTACGTCATCGGGATCGCCGTGCTCATCATCGGGCTCGCCGCACTCACGGTGCTCGTGACCCGGGGGCAGCACCGCCGTGGTGCTTCCCGCGGTGCTGAGTAG
- a CDS encoding aminotransferase class IV, with translation MSTPQHLILVSHDQEGHATGLLPAEADAPQLSVLDASVTRGDGVFETISVGSGHPQALDAHLDRFARSARMLDLPEPDAGLWGDAVHAIAEALAGHEEAWVKTVISRGIEGGSTPTGWAYGSVSPDFRRERTEGVAVALLDRGLRSDVAETAPWLLAGAKTLSYAVNKAAVREAQRRGADDALFVSSDGLLLEGPTSTLIVLHDRALVTPPAALGILPGTTQHDLFSAARDWGLDARVDVLRPDDLRTAESAWLVSSLRLAAPIRAVDGAATPVDAGLTAAMNGFLRSRRS, from the coding sequence ATGAGCACGCCCCAGCACCTCATCCTCGTCTCCCACGATCAGGAGGGCCACGCCACCGGGCTGCTGCCCGCCGAGGCGGACGCCCCTCAGCTCAGCGTGCTCGACGCCTCGGTGACCCGCGGCGATGGCGTCTTCGAGACGATCAGCGTCGGGTCCGGGCATCCGCAGGCGCTCGACGCCCACCTCGACCGCTTCGCCCGCTCCGCGCGCATGCTCGACCTGCCCGAGCCCGATGCCGGACTCTGGGGCGATGCGGTGCACGCGATCGCCGAGGCGCTCGCGGGGCACGAGGAGGCCTGGGTCAAGACCGTCATCAGCCGCGGCATCGAGGGCGGCAGCACCCCGACGGGCTGGGCCTACGGCTCGGTCTCGCCCGACTTCCGCCGCGAGCGCACCGAGGGCGTCGCCGTGGCACTGCTCGACCGGGGCCTGCGCAGCGATGTCGCCGAGACGGCCCCGTGGCTGCTCGCGGGCGCCAAGACGCTCTCCTACGCCGTGAACAAGGCCGCCGTGCGCGAGGCGCAGCGCCGCGGCGCCGATGACGCCCTGTTCGTGTCGAGCGACGGGCTGCTGCTCGAGGGCCCGACGTCGACGCTCATCGTGCTGCACGACCGCGCGCTCGTGACCCCGCCGGCCGCTCTCGGCATCCTGCCCGGCACGACGCAGCACGACCTGTTCAGCGCCGCCCGCGATTGGGGTCTCGATGCGCGCGTCGACGTGCTGCGGCCCGACGATCTGCGCACCGCCGAGTCCGCATGGCTCGTCTCGAGCCTGCGCCTGGCCGCCCCGATCCGCGCGGTCGACGGCGCCGCGACCCCCGTGGACGCGGGGCTCACGGCGGCGATGAACGGCTTCCTCCGCTCGCGCCGCTCCTGA
- the pdxA gene encoding 4-hydroxythreonine-4-phosphate dehydrogenase PdxA, with the protein MTTAAVPTLAVTLGDVAGIGPEILARALLQHPELRERCVPVVIGDADAMRRGARIAGLDPDAVRVIADPREATNDPALIELVQTGPSLGDVPVGELSAEAGDGAYRFVVEACRLAKEGSVDGIVTPPLNKAAMHMGGHAFPGHTELLAHEFGVEDYSLVLSAGDLYLFHLTTHVSLRRAIDDVTPERTDAVLRLVGAFAESLGRSDEPIGVAGLNPHAGENRLFGDEDADVLAPAVERARAAGVNAHGPIAADALIPQAVKGRWKLVIVCYHDQGHAPFKAVYGDDGVNITVGLPVVRVSVDHGTAFDIAGQGIAREGSLVLAMQRAAELAPGWDHVWRTSQASAGSPPS; encoded by the coding sequence TTGACCACCGCAGCAGTCCCCACACTCGCCGTCACCCTGGGTGATGTGGCAGGAATCGGCCCGGAGATCCTCGCCCGCGCCCTCCTGCAGCACCCCGAGCTCCGGGAGCGCTGCGTGCCCGTCGTGATCGGCGATGCCGACGCGATGCGGCGCGGCGCGCGCATCGCGGGCCTCGACCCCGACGCCGTCCGGGTGATCGCCGATCCCCGAGAGGCGACGAACGACCCCGCGCTCATCGAGCTCGTCCAGACCGGGCCGAGCCTCGGCGACGTGCCGGTCGGCGAGCTCTCAGCGGAGGCCGGCGACGGCGCGTACCGGTTCGTCGTCGAAGCGTGCCGGCTCGCCAAGGAGGGATCGGTCGATGGGATCGTCACACCCCCGCTGAACAAGGCGGCCATGCACATGGGAGGACACGCATTCCCCGGGCACACCGAACTGCTCGCCCACGAGTTCGGCGTCGAGGACTACTCGCTGGTGCTCTCCGCCGGCGACCTCTACCTGTTCCACCTGACGACCCACGTCTCCCTCCGACGAGCTATCGACGACGTGACTCCCGAACGTACCGACGCCGTCCTGCGCCTCGTCGGGGCGTTCGCGGAATCCCTCGGTAGATCGGACGAGCCCATCGGAGTCGCCGGTCTCAACCCGCACGCCGGGGAGAACCGCCTGTTCGGCGACGAGGACGCCGACGTGCTCGCGCCGGCCGTGGAGCGGGCCCGGGCCGCGGGCGTCAACGCTCACGGGCCGATCGCCGCCGACGCCCTCATCCCGCAGGCCGTGAAGGGTCGCTGGAAGCTCGTCATCGTCTGCTATCACGATCAGGGTCACGCCCCTTTCAAGGCGGTCTACGGCGACGACGGGGTGAACATCACGGTGGGTCTGCCGGTGGTGCGGGTGTCGGTCGATCACGGAACCGCGTTCGACATCGCCGGTCAGGGCATCGCCCGCGAAGGCTCTCTCGTGCTCGCGATGCAGCGCGCGGCGGAACTCGCTCCCGGGTGGGATCACGTGTGGCGCACGTCGCAGGCGAGCGCGGGGTCGCCGCCCTCCTGA
- a CDS encoding four-carbon acid sugar kinase family protein, which translates to MTVLVAADDLTGANDTAVQFARRGWNTRIQLDGGSSRSAPSGAPLVIAILTDSRALAPVDAARSVHDAVDAAHEAGLLYLKVDSTLRGSIAGQIAGALEGWSARHPGAFAVVCPAYPAMGRTVVAGQLLVGGVPVSMTAAGTDPVTPVASSDILDLVRGSRRALVDEIDGAAAGDVLILDAADDGDLRAIAARIAAIGPRAVPVGSAGLAIAVAESWAALDEHGPQNPFPAAGRRPLSATGLHLVQVTSLHDVARSQATALAERPGTIVVDLTLEDITDGSATGRLRCAVVSADASSILLVRPPEMRDPRAGTAAAQEIAEAMGDAVATIVREGGVARLGLVGGDGARAALRSLGVGSLTVTGAAAEGVPLSMADDGDAPGIIIWTKAGGFGEHRVLLDITATPTITTIGGTADAAPAAYSISREDH; encoded by the coding sequence GTGACCGTCCTCGTGGCCGCTGACGATCTGACGGGTGCGAACGATACCGCGGTTCAGTTCGCGCGGCGCGGATGGAACACGCGCATCCAGCTCGACGGCGGGTCCTCTCGCTCCGCACCCTCGGGGGCGCCTCTCGTCATCGCGATCTTGACCGACAGCCGAGCACTGGCTCCGGTCGACGCCGCCCGGTCGGTCCACGATGCCGTGGACGCGGCGCATGAGGCCGGTCTGCTCTACCTCAAGGTCGACTCCACCCTGCGCGGCAGCATCGCGGGGCAGATCGCGGGGGCGCTCGAGGGGTGGAGTGCTCGGCATCCCGGGGCGTTCGCCGTGGTGTGTCCGGCGTACCCGGCGATGGGGCGCACGGTGGTGGCCGGCCAGCTGCTCGTGGGCGGCGTGCCGGTGTCGATGACCGCCGCGGGCACCGACCCCGTCACCCCCGTCGCCTCGAGCGACATCCTCGACCTCGTGCGCGGATCACGGCGAGCCCTCGTCGACGAGATCGACGGGGCAGCGGCGGGCGATGTGCTGATCCTCGACGCGGCCGATGACGGCGACTTGCGGGCGATCGCCGCTCGAATAGCGGCGATCGGGCCGCGCGCCGTCCCGGTCGGTTCCGCCGGACTCGCCATCGCCGTCGCCGAGAGCTGGGCCGCGCTCGACGAGCATGGACCGCAGAACCCGTTCCCCGCGGCGGGACGCCGGCCGCTCTCGGCAACGGGGCTTCATCTCGTGCAGGTGACCTCCCTCCACGACGTGGCACGCTCGCAGGCGACCGCGCTCGCGGAGCGCCCGGGCACGATCGTCGTCGACCTGACCCTCGAGGACATCACCGACGGCAGCGCGACCGGGCGCCTCCGGTGCGCGGTCGTCAGTGCCGACGCGTCGTCCATCCTACTCGTCCGTCCGCCGGAGATGCGGGACCCGCGTGCGGGCACCGCGGCGGCGCAGGAGATCGCCGAGGCGATGGGGGATGCCGTGGCGACGATCGTGCGCGAGGGCGGGGTCGCGCGCCTCGGGCTCGTCGGAGGCGACGGCGCCAGGGCGGCGTTGCGCTCGCTCGGAGTCGGGTCGCTCACGGTGACCGGCGCGGCAGCGGAGGGAGTGCCGCTGTCGATGGCCGATGACGGCGACGCGCCCGGCATCATCATCTGGACCAAAGCGGGTGGTTTCGGGGAGCACAGAGTCCTCCTCGACATCACCGCGACACCCACCATCACCACCATCGGCGGCACCGCCGACGCCGCACCAGCGGCGTACTCGATCTCTCGGGAGGATCATTGA